The region TGGGACCAGTACTTTTTATGAATATCAAAAACACCTCCGATATTACCGGCAGAGGAGTAATCAATGATATTCTCACCTGTAAGTTTATATATGACAAAATCTTTTGGAGTCATAAATTTATATGTTTTATTCCACACTTCTGGTTCGTTATTCTTTATCCACATCATTTTAGTAAAACCGAAATAACTGTCTACATAGTTTCCGGTTATACGAAATATTTTATCTTTAGGAATATTTTGCTTTACAAACTTAGTTTCTTTAGTGGCTCGTCTATCCATCCAAATTAAACATGGTCTCAACGGGTTGAAATCTTTATCAACAGGTATGCCAGATCCACCATATAGCCCGCTTATCGCGACTCCTGTTATATTTTTGGGTTGAATCTGAGATTTTTCTATGACCCTTTTAAGTGTATCTATTACAGCATTAAACCATACATCAGGCCATTGTTCTGCCCAATTAGGTTGTGGAGTCAATACTGCATACTCTTTGGATGATTCTGAAATAACTTTTCCTTCTTCATCAGTAATCACTGATTTAGTGCTTTGAGTTCCTATATCTATCCCAATTAAGTACATATTTACCTCTCCTATGTATTAGATTTCGATTATTGCATAGGCAATTTTTTGCCTTTCATACGTATATGCAATCATTATTTTTGTTTCATCAATTATCTGAATCCATGGATAAGAGTATTCTTTATCTTGACTTTCTTCTAAAATTATTTCTTCGTTCCAGGTGTTTCCTCCGTCGCTTGACACAAAAATAGAAAGCTTTTCTCTTTTTCCCCAAAAACCTTCTTCAATATCAGATAATTTTCTAGGATCATGAGTGAGGTTTTCTTTATTGAGTCCTAATGGATTACAACAGCAAATTAGTAAATCTCTTGTTTTTTCTAAAGCAAGTCTTGAATTGGGATTTGGTATGTTAATAGAAATAGTTGTACTCCATTTTTTATTTTCAAAATTGTATAGGGTTTTATAGATAAAACCATCGCGAGTTCTTAGTAAAGAGAAGATCTGGCCATTCATTTCAACCATGTCTTGTTGAATATTACCTTTTTCAGTTTTTATTTCTCCAATTTTTTCCCATTTGTTTGAAGAGATATTATTGGTGATGTATGGAGTACTTATCCATAGTTTTTCATTATACATTGGAAAGATAAACCTGTTATCACTCAATTTAAGAATTTTAGTTCCAAACAAAAGATTTTCTCCTTGAAGAGAAAAAGGCTTTGGTTTTTTCCAAGAATACCCTTGATCATATGAGTCAGTATACCATAAAGATGATTCTGTCCAATCTTTACCCTCCATTGCACAATAATATACCCTAAACGTTTTTTCAAATAAAACTGGTGCTGTATTGCCTAGAGATCGTGAAGGATCATGAATGAACAACTTAGGGGTATCCCATTTGTCCGCATTAATATCATATCTTGATGATAAAATATCTACATCTTTTTCTCCTTCCCAAGAACCAGCAAACCAGAAAGCAATTATTTCGTTGTCATTAATTTTACACAAACTCACAGAATGTGAACTAGGTTTAGATGGAATTTTATCAAAAACAAAGGATTTATTAATAATTTTCATTTTTCACCTCAAATTTTCCATTTTCCTTGAACAAAAACATTTTTACGGACTTTTTAATCTAAAATTTGAAATGCTATACCTTTAACTTTACAAAAATGTACTAATTCTTCAATATAATTTCCATAAACTCCGTGTATATGGTTACATGGATAATACTCAAGATAAGTATCTATTGTTGTGTCTAATTTGGCATATGCATGAGGCCATTCAATTTGTACTTGTTCACTAAGCCTTTTCTTTTCTTTGTCACTTAATTCTACAAATTCAGCAGGAACTATAGTCATGACATACTCTCCGTCTTGTCTAGCAAGTCTCGCAAGTGTAACCCTTCCTGGAGCTGCAAAATGTTTAACTGCTCCTCCTCCAGCTGGAAAATAAAAATCTTCAGGATGTATAATTACATTTTTCAAGTTTTCTTCCGGATTGTTTGATTTCCCTGCAAAATAAGTTGCATGCTGTCCAGAATTTGCAAGGTCAAGCAATTTCTCTTCTTTGAAATAATGTCTGACATCAGCAAAAAGAACTGGGGTTTGTGCTATATGTTTGAATATTTCCATAGTCAATGCACCGTCCATATCGGTTTCGGTTGCAGCTACTATAGGTTCTTTTGGGCCATCAAAATCATAAGGATCGTTTAAAAATGCTTCGGCAATGTCCATTGTTGCGTAATTGTTTGTCATTTCTGGTTGGCCTTTGAATCCAACAAAGTCAAGTTCTTCTTCTTTAATTATTTCTAATGCAGCATAATACAATCCTATCTGTTTTTCTAAAATCGCAGGAGTTAGCCTTTTTCCATCATATTGAACGGTAGCATATCTTTCAAGCCACTCTCTTGCTTTCCTTTTCTTTTCAGTTGGAACTTTTTCTGCTTTTAAAACTAAAGCATATTGATCAATTTGCTCAACATCTATTCCAAATTCTTTCATCCATTGATCTCCATTTGCTGATGCTGTGTACATTCCCATAGGTCTTCCTCCAAACATGCCATATCTTTCACCTTTTAATCTATGGGCAGCACTAGCTCCTCTAACGAACTTAAGTAATCTTTTCATAACTTCGGGATCTTCAGGCTCTCCCCATACCCTTTCAGGAAAAATTCCAATTTGTTCTAAAGCTCCAGCAGCTGCGAGCATACCTACCATTCCAGGATATTTTGGATTGATTTGTCCGTATATCAAATATGGACCAGGCGCATAAAGAGAAGCAATTACACTTAAATGTGGCCAACACCATATAGAATAATTGAAGATTGTCATTTCAACTTCAGCCTTCATCATTTCTTTTCCAGCTTTTTTAGCTTTAGAGGGTTTATTTACTATATCCGAAGCCCTAACAACTTCAATTTCATTAGTTCTTTCTAAAGCTTTTACCAATCTGTCTTCGAACTTCTTGTTCATTTCTAAAGTCTCTTCATGAACAAAATCTCTTCCATCTGAAAATGTGATTATACCAACTTTTCTTTTTTTCATAGTACGACCTCCTAAATGATTATATTATCTAGATTTATTAAATTACAAAGAGAAAAATAAGACTTACTTTTTGTATATTTGAGATTTCAAAAACCGATTATTCTAAAGGTTTTAAATTAAGAATTTGATCAAAAATTAATGAAAACTCTTTTTGTAATTTGTTTTTTTCCTCTTCACACAAATTTCTAAAAGGTCTTCTTACATATCCACCATCAATCTCTCTCAATTTCATCCCAGCTTTTATAGCAGGTATATTACCATATTTAAATAGTTTAGCAATTTCGTTTCCATATTGGTGAAAAAGTTTTGCAGTTTTATGGTCATTTTTTTTGAAAGATTTAAATACAGTAACAAATAATTCTGGAAAAATGTTTGCATTGCCCGAGACTAGGCCATCACATCCTAAGCATAACATAGGGTAGAAAAGTTGATCAGCACCAGTAAATACTTTAAAATTTGGATTTTGCAGTTTCAAATATTCTTGAATTCTCATCATATTATCAGAACTATATTTAATCCCTAATATATTATTTGTTTCTTCAATTAATTTTTTAATTACTTCAGGAGTAATATCATTTCCAGTGGCTGTTGGAAAGTTGTATAAGTATACAGGATAATCATTTGGTACGTTTTTTGATAGTTCTAGGTAAAAATCAAAAATCTCTTTATCGCTCATTTTAAAGAAATAAGGGGTTATAGAAGTAATTGAATCAGCTCCAATATCAACAGCATGTTTTGCTAGAGAAAATACTTCATTTATATTGCTACTTCCTACATGGACCATTATAGGTAACTTACCTTTTAATTCATCAACTACAATTTCAGCCACTAATTTTCTTTCTTCTAAATTAAGCGATATTCCTTCTCCAGTCGTTCCTAAGATTAACAAACCATTCACTTGCTTGTTTAATTGAAACTTACACAATTTTCTTAAACTAGATTCAACAATCTTTCCTTTTTCGTCAAAAGGCGTTACTAGAGCGGTAATTATACCTTCTAAATTCATTTATAACACCTACCAATATAATTTTTATAAAAACTGTTAATATATATAATTATCAAATATTTTTCCCTAATACTTATTTGGTAACTCCTGACCAACTCATTCCTTTTATAATTTGTTTTCTTAATAATGCAAAAACTATCATTACAGGGATAGAAGCTAAAAAAGCAGCTGCCATAAGCAATCCATATTCTATATCATATGCACCTTGCAACATATTTAATCCAATAGGAAGAGTAAATTTACCAATTCTTTGAAGTGCTATCAAACTCCAAAAATATTCGTTCCAGCTAAAAATGAACATGTATATTGCTAAAGCTGCAAGAGCAGGTCCGGAAATCGGAACTATAATGCGAAAAAGTATATCCATCCTATTGCATCCGTCAATTCTTGCTGCGTCCTCTAATTCACTAGGTAATCCTATAAAAAATTGACGTAGTAAAAAAACGCTTATTGGCATGGCGGTAATTGGTAAAATAACTGCAATTAATTTGTTTAAAAGGTTTAAATTATTCATTAGAAAGTACAAAGGGACAGCATTAATTTGCCAAGGGATTAACATACTCGCCAGTAAGATAATAAAAATCACATCTCGACCTTTCCACTCAATTCTTGAAAAAGAATAAGCAGCAAGAATTGATAAAAAAAGTGAAAATAAAGTAGATAATCCTGAGACTATTATACTGTTCAATAACCATGTACCAAATGGCCAATTGTTGATCACATCTTTAATATGTTGTAAAGTAAATTTTTCAGGGAGCCATTTTGGAGGGGTTGTAAAAATTTCAGGTGTCGGTTTTATCGCTGTATCAATCATCCATAATACAGGAATCAACCATAATATGGAAAATATTATCATTATTATATCCAAGATTTTGGATTCTTCGTTTTTCTTCAATTAGATCACCTCCTAATTATTGTTGAACGTCCTTTCCCATAAATCTTAAAGCTATAAGTGTAAAAATAAATATTATTACAAAAAGTATAAAACCAATAGCCGCTGCTCTTCCCATTCTAAAATAGGAGAAAGCTTCTTTATATAACAATAAAGCAAGTACTTCTGAAGACCTTCCAGGACCTCCTTCAGTCATTATCATAACTTGTCCTAGTACATCAAAACCTGATATTACTGTTAATACAGTGGTGAAAAGAAATTGTGGTCTAATAAGTGGAAATAGTATTTTAAACATGATTTGACGCTTGTTAGCTCCATCTATAGTTGCAGCTTCTACAATTTCGACGGGTTGGCTTTCTAAGGCTGCTCTAAAAATAGTCATTCTATACCCCATTAACCACCATGAACTAGCTAGAGCAATTGCTGGGATTACCCAAATTGGGTTATTTAAAAACTGAGGGGGGTTTGTTATTCCGATCATTTTTAAAGATTCAGTGATAAGTCCAAAATCAGGATCAAAGAGCCATTTCCAAATAAGACTTATTATAGAGACATTCAAAAGATATGGGAAGAAAAGGGCGCTTTCAACAAAAGCCTTTGCTTTTCCTTTAGAAAAATACAAGTAAAATGCAAATAACAAAGCTAATATTAGGGTCATTGGAATCATGATAAGTGCAAACTCAAAAGTATTTACAAAAGCATTCCAAAATCTTTGACTACTAAATAAATATTTATAATTACCGAAGCCAATAAATTCGGATCCTCGCAGCGGATCCCAGTTATGTAAACTAATAATGAAACCAGAAATGACTGGCCATAATGTAAAAACACCCCATATTATCATAAATGGAAGAGCAAAAAGCATTCCACTCCATTGATCTCTAACAGCTTTTTTCAACTAAACCACCTCACGAAATTCATATTAAATTGAAGAGGTAAGAATTCTTACCTCTTCAATTTGAAAAAGACTAATTTTCAGACAGAATTCTATTACATTCGGCTTCCGCTCTTTTTAGGGCTTCTGAAGGAGTGATAGTTCCATTATACGCTTGTTGAACATATACTTGTATGGCATCTTCTAACTCCGCTGCTTTAACATGATTTGGTGGATAGTGTAGGTAACCCTCTTCAGCCATCTGACTAAATACATTTAGACTTTTTTCCCAAACAGGGGCATTTAATAGTTCTGAAGATGTTCTTGAGTTATTGTAAGCGGGTATATGACCACCAAACATTCCCCACATGTAACTTAAGTCAGTAATTCTTCTTATTAATTCGATAGCTTGTTCATACATTTGTGGGTTGTTTGCAGCTTGTTTTGGAATTACAAGATTATGACTATTACCCCAAGTTGCTGGTTTGTCAAAAATTGTTGGTACTTTTGCAACTCCATAATTGATTTTTGCTTCCTCAGCAGAGTAGTAATACCAATTTCCAGCAAACAATATACCCAACTGACCTGAAGCAAATTGTTTAAAACCATCTGTACCTTTAGTATTCCAACCCCATTTTTGAACGCTGTCTACTAAATATTGAAGAGCTTTTATGCCTTTTTCATTATTGAAAGTAGCTTTTGAGTAATTTTCATCAAATAATTCTCCACCTTGCTGCCAGTATAAAATGTACCAAGCTCTCATTAACTTTCTCGCTACACCATCTTCTGCGAAATGTACAGCATAGTATCCGGCATCTTTTATTTTTTCAGCAGCATATTTAAGTTCTTCTGCATTAGTTGGTGGTTTATCTGGATCAAGTCCTGCTTTTACAAAAATATCCTTGTTATACCACATTGCCCACATATGTGTGTCTAAAGGAATTCCGTAATGTAAATCATCAAAAGTTGAAGAATCCCATACGTCTGTCAAAAAGTCTTCTCTTTTGAATCCGGACTTTTCAAGTAAGTTTCCAGCAGAAGATGCATTCAAAGGTGTTAAAGCATCTCTCATAGAAGGAAACATGTTTGAGTGAACAACTCCAACTTGAGGAGCATTTCCAGCAACAACTTGATTTATCAGTTGGGCATAATAATTTTCCCATGCACCTTGAACCAAAACTACAAAAATGTCATCAGACTCTTGATTGATTCTTTGGACGATCTTTTCCATAGCTTGTGCATCTCCACTATGAAATAGAGTAGTGTAATATAGAGTAGTTTTTTCAGCTGCAAATGAAAAAGACAGCATTAACATTAACAAACTAACCAACAACAACTTTTTGAATCTCATAGTTTCACCTCCAAATAATATAGACTTACCAAAGATCTTACACATAAGTTAAAACCCAAAACTTAGTAACATCCAACGCTATTAGTTATACAAAATATTGTTATGAACATTAATAATTTTCTACTAGATTCATTTTAAATTCTTAACTGATCCTCTTTTTATTAATTCTGCTTTTAAAACAACTTTCATAGGTTTAGC is a window of Defluviitoga tunisiensis DNA encoding:
- a CDS encoding carbohydrate ABC transporter permease; its protein translation is MKKAVRDQWSGMLFALPFMIIWGVFTLWPVISGFIISLHNWDPLRGSEFIGFGNYKYLFSSQRFWNAFVNTFEFALIMIPMTLILALLFAFYLYFSKGKAKAFVESALFFPYLLNVSIISLIWKWLFDPDFGLITESLKMIGITNPPQFLNNPIWVIPAIALASSWWLMGYRMTIFRAALESQPVEIVEAATIDGANKRQIMFKILFPLIRPQFLFTTVLTVISGFDVLGQVMIMTEGGPGRSSEVLALLLYKEAFSYFRMGRAAAIGFILFVIIFIFTLIALRFMGKDVQQ
- a CDS encoding carbohydrate ABC transporter permease, with the protein product MKKNEESKILDIIMIIFSILWLIPVLWMIDTAIKPTPEIFTTPPKWLPEKFTLQHIKDVINNWPFGTWLLNSIIVSGLSTLFSLFLSILAAYSFSRIEWKGRDVIFIILLASMLIPWQINAVPLYFLMNNLNLLNKLIAVILPITAMPISVFLLRQFFIGLPSELEDAARIDGCNRMDILFRIIVPISGPALAALAIYMFIFSWNEYFWSLIALQRIGKFTLPIGLNMLQGAYDIEYGLLMAAAFLASIPVMIVFALLRKQIIKGMSWSGVTK
- a CDS encoding exo-alpha-sialidase — its product is MKIINKSFVFDKIPSKPSSHSVSLCKINDNEIIAFWFAGSWEGEKDVDILSSRYDINADKWDTPKLFIHDPSRSLGNTAPVLFEKTFRVYYCAMEGKDWTESSLWYTDSYDQGYSWKKPKPFSLQGENLLFGTKILKLSDNRFIFPMYNEKLWISTPYITNNISSNKWEKIGEIKTEKGNIQQDMVEMNGQIFSLLRTRDGFIYKTLYNFENKKWSTTISINIPNPNSRLALEKTRDLLICCCNPLGLNKENLTHDPRKLSDIEEGFWGKREKLSIFVSSDGGNTWNEEIILEESQDKEYSYPWIQIIDETKIMIAYTYERQKIAYAIIEI
- a CDS encoding ABC transporter substrate-binding protein — its product is MRFKKLLLVSLLMLMLSFSFAAEKTTLYYTTLFHSGDAQAMEKIVQRINQESDDIFVVLVQGAWENYYAQLINQVVAGNAPQVGVVHSNMFPSMRDALTPLNASSAGNLLEKSGFKREDFLTDVWDSSTFDDLHYGIPLDTHMWAMWYNKDIFVKAGLDPDKPPTNAEELKYAAEKIKDAGYYAVHFAEDGVARKLMRAWYILYWQQGGELFDENYSKATFNNEKGIKALQYLVDSVQKWGWNTKGTDGFKQFASGQLGILFAGNWYYYSAEEAKINYGVAKVPTIFDKPATWGNSHNLVIPKQAANNPQMYEQAIELIRRITDLSYMWGMFGGHIPAYNNSRTSSELLNAPVWEKSLNVFSQMAEEGYLHYPPNHVKAAELEDAIQVYVQQAYNGTITPSEALKRAEAECNRILSEN
- the dapA gene encoding 4-hydroxy-tetrahydrodipicolinate synthase, with the protein product MNLEGIITALVTPFDEKGKIVESSLRKLCKFQLNKQVNGLLILGTTGEGISLNLEERKLVAEIVVDELKGKLPIMVHVGSSNINEVFSLAKHAVDIGADSITSITPYFFKMSDKEIFDFYLELSKNVPNDYPVYLYNFPTATGNDITPEVIKKLIEETNNILGIKYSSDNMMRIQEYLKLQNPNFKVFTGADQLFYPMLCLGCDGLVSGNANIFPELFVTVFKSFKKNDHKTAKLFHQYGNEIAKLFKYGNIPAIKAGMKLREIDGGYVRRPFRNLCEEEKNKLQKEFSLIFDQILNLKPLE
- a CDS encoding L-fucose/L-arabinose isomerase family protein; its protein translation is MKKRKVGIITFSDGRDFVHEETLEMNKKFEDRLVKALERTNEIEVVRASDIVNKPSKAKKAGKEMMKAEVEMTIFNYSIWCWPHLSVIASLYAPGPYLIYGQINPKYPGMVGMLAAAGALEQIGIFPERVWGEPEDPEVMKRLLKFVRGASAAHRLKGERYGMFGGRPMGMYTASANGDQWMKEFGIDVEQIDQYALVLKAEKVPTEKKRKAREWLERYATVQYDGKRLTPAILEKQIGLYYAALEIIKEEELDFVGFKGQPEMTNNYATMDIAEAFLNDPYDFDGPKEPIVAATETDMDGALTMEIFKHIAQTPVLFADVRHYFKEEKLLDLANSGQHATYFAGKSNNPEENLKNVIIHPEDFYFPAGGGAVKHFAAPGRVTLARLARQDGEYVMTIVPAEFVELSDKEKKRLSEQVQIEWPHAYAKLDTTIDTYLEYYPCNHIHGVYGNYIEELVHFCKVKGIAFQILD